A genome region from Leptonema illini DSM 21528 includes the following:
- the metH gene encoding methionine synthase — protein sequence MTVTYTKRPRLEDFTVYKELQKRILVLDGAMGTMIQRHTLTEADFRGERFKDTTQELKGNNDLLSITQPDIIRGIHEAYYAAGSDIVETNTFSSTTIAQADYGLEPLAYELNVASARLAREAADKYSTPDRPRFVAGAIGPTNRTLSLSPDVNDPGYRAVSFDEVVDAYYEQITGLVDGGADILLVETIFDTLNCKAALFAIQKYFDATGNYRPVMISGTVVDQSGRTLSGQTVSAFWISVSHVPLLMSVGLNCALGSEQMRPFVSEMARIATCAISLYPNAGLPNAFGGYDETPRMMAEVIRDYAAHGWLNIVGGCCGTTPDHIRSMAELVSDITPRKPAVDDHLLKLSGLEPLVVTAETNFLNVGERTNVTGSKKFARLILEGNYDEALSVAAEQVESGAQVIDVNMDEGMLDSKAAMDRFLKLIAAEPDISKVPIMIDSSKFDVIETGLKCVQGKCIVNSISMKEGVDAFLEQARRVRAYGAAAVVMAFDEKGQADTYERRINICKQAYDLLVNEVGFPPEDVIFDPNIFAIATGIEEHNNYALDFIQATEWIKKNLPHAKVSGGVSNISFSFRGNEPVRRAMHSVFLYHAIKAGMDMGIVNAGQLDVYDEIEPELRELCEDVILNRRPDATERLITKAESLKGQGGEVSAKEEQAWRSAPVEERLKHALVRGIVDFIDEDTEEARQKYGSPLTVIEGPLMDGMNVVGDLFGSGKMFLPQVVKSARVMKKSVAYLIPYLEEEKRRNQDGRRNAKILLATVKGDVHDIGKNIVGVVLACNNYDVVDLGVMVPREKILDEAVRENADVIGLSGLITPSLEEMAEVAREMERRGMKVPLLIGGATTSEMHTAVKIDREYSGPVVHVLDASRSVPVAGQLISPDTREGYMAKIREQYDMLRERHASRHEEKELLSLEEARKNALKLSFDGANRPVAPKSPGVFDIRPSLEELRPFIDWTPFFLTWEMRGKYPAIFDDPNLGEEAKKLFADANTLLDEIITGKLIEARGVYGLFPASTDGDSILIYKDESRKEVAGRFEGLRQQGKKREGEPNRSLSDLIAPASSGVPDWMGAFVVTAGIGLEKLVSKFEADHDDYRSIMAKALADRLAEAFAEWLHDKVRREFWGYETGDRLSNEELIREKYSGIRPAPGYPSQPDHTEKRELFRLLDATQRAHVQLTESLAMYPAASVSGLYFAHPEAAYFHLGRIGEDQLEDYAKRKGMTIEEAARWLSPIL from the coding sequence ATGACTGTCACATATACAAAACGTCCCCGATTGGAAGACTTTACCGTCTATAAAGAGCTGCAGAAGCGCATCCTCGTTCTTGACGGGGCTATGGGAACGATGATCCAGCGTCATACGCTGACCGAGGCCGATTTTCGCGGCGAGCGTTTTAAAGATACGACGCAGGAGCTGAAGGGCAATAACGACCTGCTCTCCATAACGCAACCCGATATCATTCGCGGAATCCATGAGGCCTATTATGCGGCCGGATCTGATATTGTTGAAACGAATACATTCAGCTCGACGACGATCGCTCAAGCGGATTACGGATTGGAGCCGCTTGCCTACGAACTGAACGTCGCCTCGGCCCGCCTTGCCCGCGAGGCAGCCGATAAATACAGTACGCCGGATCGTCCTCGCTTTGTTGCCGGTGCGATCGGTCCGACGAACCGGACGCTTTCGTTATCGCCCGACGTGAACGATCCTGGCTATCGCGCCGTCAGCTTTGACGAGGTGGTCGACGCCTATTATGAGCAGATCACCGGCCTTGTCGACGGCGGAGCCGACATCCTGCTTGTTGAGACGATCTTTGATACGCTGAACTGCAAGGCCGCCCTGTTCGCCATCCAGAAGTACTTCGATGCGACGGGTAACTATCGTCCCGTGATGATCTCAGGCACCGTCGTCGACCAGTCCGGGCGCACGTTATCCGGACAGACGGTTTCGGCCTTCTGGATTTCGGTATCGCATGTTCCGCTGCTCATGTCGGTAGGATTGAACTGCGCTCTCGGATCGGAGCAGATGCGTCCGTTTGTGAGCGAGATGGCGCGTATCGCCACCTGTGCGATCAGCCTGTACCCCAATGCCGGCCTGCCGAACGCCTTCGGCGGCTACGACGAGACGCCGCGTATGATGGCCGAGGTGATTCGCGACTATGCGGCGCACGGATGGCTGAACATCGTCGGCGGATGCTGCGGAACGACGCCCGACCACATTCGCTCGATGGCCGAGCTTGTGAGCGATATCACGCCGCGAAAGCCCGCCGTGGACGATCATCTGCTGAAACTTTCAGGCCTTGAGCCTCTTGTCGTTACGGCCGAAACAAACTTCCTGAACGTCGGCGAACGCACAAACGTAACGGGCTCGAAAAAATTCGCGCGGCTTATTCTTGAGGGCAACTACGACGAGGCGTTAAGCGTCGCCGCCGAACAGGTGGAGAGCGGAGCCCAGGTTATCGACGTGAATATGGACGAGGGTATGCTCGATTCAAAGGCGGCGATGGATCGCTTCCTGAAGCTGATCGCGGCCGAGCCCGACATCTCAAAGGTTCCGATCATGATCGATTCGTCGAAATTCGACGTCATCGAGACCGGGCTTAAATGCGTGCAGGGTAAATGCATCGTGAACTCCATCTCGATGAAAGAAGGCGTCGATGCTTTTCTTGAACAGGCCCGTCGCGTGCGTGCCTATGGAGCGGCTGCCGTCGTTATGGCCTTCGACGAGAAGGGTCAGGCCGATACCTATGAGCGGCGCATCAATATCTGCAAGCAGGCCTATGATCTGCTTGTGAACGAGGTCGGCTTCCCTCCTGAAGACGTCATCTTTGATCCGAATATCTTCGCCATAGCGACCGGCATTGAAGAACACAATAACTATGCCCTTGATTTTATCCAGGCGACGGAGTGGATCAAGAAGAACCTGCCACATGCAAAGGTGAGCGGCGGCGTTTCGAACATATCGTTTTCTTTTCGCGGCAACGAGCCGGTGCGCCGGGCGATGCATTCCGTCTTTCTCTATCATGCGATCAAGGCCGGCATGGATATGGGTATCGTAAACGCCGGTCAGCTCGACGTCTATGACGAGATCGAGCCCGAGCTTCGCGAGCTGTGCGAGGATGTGATCCTGAACCGGCGCCCCGATGCGACGGAGCGTCTGATCACAAAAGCGGAATCGCTGAAAGGGCAGGGCGGTGAGGTCTCGGCAAAAGAGGAGCAGGCATGGAGATCGGCTCCGGTTGAAGAACGCCTGAAGCATGCCCTTGTGCGCGGGATCGTCGATTTTATAGACGAAGATACCGAAGAGGCGCGGCAGAAATACGGATCGCCTTTAACCGTTATTGAAGGGCCGCTCATGGACGGCATGAACGTCGTCGGCGACCTTTTCGGGAGCGGAAAGATGTTTCTACCCCAGGTGGTGAAATCGGCCCGCGTCATGAAAAAATCCGTAGCCTATCTGATTCCGTATCTCGAAGAAGAGAAGCGTCGCAATCAGGACGGACGCAGGAATGCGAAGATCCTGCTTGCGACCGTGAAGGGAGACGTTCACGACATCGGCAAGAATATCGTCGGTGTCGTCCTTGCCTGTAACAACTACGACGTCGTCGATCTCGGCGTGATGGTTCCGCGTGAAAAGATTCTCGATGAGGCCGTGCGCGAAAACGCCGACGTCATCGGTCTTTCGGGTCTGATCACGCCGTCTCTCGAAGAGATGGCCGAGGTGGCGCGCGAGATGGAGCGACGCGGCATGAAGGTGCCGCTGCTTATCGGCGGGGCGACGACAAGCGAGATGCATACGGCCGTCAAAATCGACCGCGAGTACTCCGGTCCCGTCGTACACGTGCTTGATGCCTCGCGCAGCGTGCCGGTCGCCGGTCAGCTCATCTCGCCCGATACGCGCGAGGGTTATATGGCGAAGATTCGCGAACAGTACGACATGCTACGAGAGCGACATGCCTCCCGTCATGAAGAGAAGGAGCTGCTCTCGCTTGAAGAGGCGCGCAAAAACGCCCTGAAGCTTTCGTTCGACGGAGCAAATCGTCCCGTCGCTCCGAAGTCGCCCGGCGTTTTCGACATCCGGCCGTCTCTCGAAGAGCTGCGTCCGTTCATCGACTGGACTCCGTTCTTCTTAACGTGGGAGATGCGCGGCAAATACCCCGCTATCTTTGATGATCCCAATCTCGGAGAGGAAGCAAAGAAACTCTTCGCCGATGCAAATACCCTTCTTGATGAAATTATCACGGGCAAGTTGATCGAGGCGCGCGGCGTCTACGGACTCTTTCCTGCATCGACCGATGGCGATTCGATCCTCATCTATAAAGATGAAAGCCGCAAAGAGGTCGCCGGTCGCTTTGAGGGGCTGCGTCAGCAGGGCAAGAAGCGCGAAGGCGAGCCGAATCGCAGCCTCTCTGATCTGATCGCTCCGGCCTCGTCGGGTGTGCCCGACTGGATGGGCGCCTTTGTCGTGACGGCCGGCATCGGTCTTGAGAAGCTTGTCTCTAAGTTTGAGGCCGATCATGACGACTACCGTTCGATTATGGCGAAGGCGCTTGCCGATCGCCTTGCCGAGGCCTTTGCCGAGTGGCTGCATGATAAGGTGCGCCGTGAATTCTGGGGATATGAGACCGGCGATCGTCTGAGTAACGAAGAGCTGATTCGCGAGAAATACAGCGGCATCCGGCCGGCGCCCGGTTATCCGTCGCAGCCCGATCATACTGAGAAGCGTGAGCTTTTCAGGTTGTTGGATGCGACGCAGAGGGCGCATGTGCAGCTCACGGAATCGCTGGCCATGTATCCGGCGGCGTCTGTAAGCGGGCTTTATTTCGCTCATCCTGAAGCCGCCTACTTTCATCTCGGGCGTATCGGCGAAGATCAGCTCGAAGATTACGCGAAGCGCAAGGGCATGACGATCGAAGAAGCCGCCCGCTGGCTATCGCCGATTCTATAA
- the add gene encoding adenosine deaminase, which translates to MSLTQSLQALYENARYDIILGAERITLSTEGVLSGNVSLLFEQPVAIITSYNPSAGSEHPILLSDEENGRAQRRLEEYLQSRGIEYYDAVGYAVDGSHSEPSFALFRMSREQAAAIGRRFGQAAIFYFDGRPQSKGEVLPCGEDTYSLIRRLPLVELHLHTEGSIPLSHLLTLVEKRGGEQADRLRSEADLIGFLRYRNFYEFIQKWLWTISLIETEEDYEGLVFAVMKSLHEIGVVHAELHFSPFDYVDGRLKAPAIAEAVCSGMKRAKTAFGMSGAMIADIVRNHPPETAIERIDSIAPFLGDELVAIGLGGNEAKFPPELFTRAFAHARKRGFRTVAHAGETAGADSIRGALVDLQAERIGHGIRCFEEMSLVEELVRRRTALEVCMTSNEATGVIDDLGDHPIRKLMQAGLNVSLNSDDPTMFRTDLREEFGAFVSEFRGTGDEIRQLLRNAVSAAFVDESRKNEIEKALSE; encoded by the coding sequence ATGTCTCTCACTCAATCGTTACAAGCTTTATACGAAAACGCACGCTACGACATCATTCTCGGAGCGGAGCGCATCACCCTATCAACCGAAGGCGTTCTATCGGGAAACGTTTCCCTTCTGTTTGAACAACCCGTCGCCATTATCACATCGTATAACCCATCGGCCGGCTCTGAACATCCGATCCTTCTTTCAGACGAAGAAAATGGCCGAGCACAGCGACGACTGGAAGAATATCTGCAGAGTCGCGGCATCGAGTATTATGATGCCGTCGGCTATGCCGTCGACGGTTCACATAGCGAGCCGTCCTTTGCTCTGTTTCGAATGAGCCGGGAGCAGGCCGCCGCCATCGGTCGTCGCTTCGGCCAGGCTGCCATCTTTTATTTCGACGGAAGGCCGCAGTCGAAGGGCGAGGTGTTGCCGTGCGGCGAAGATACCTATTCGTTGATCCGTCGCCTTCCTCTTGTGGAGCTGCATCTGCATACGGAAGGATCGATTCCGCTTTCGCATCTGCTGACGCTGGTTGAGAAGCGCGGAGGAGAGCAGGCCGATCGCCTGAGATCAGAGGCCGACCTGATCGGATTCTTGAGATACCGCAATTTTTACGAGTTTATACAGAAATGGCTCTGGACCATCTCCCTGATCGAGACCGAAGAGGACTATGAAGGCCTCGTTTTCGCCGTGATGAAATCGCTTCATGAGATCGGCGTCGTGCATGCGGAGCTGCATTTTTCGCCCTTTGACTACGTGGACGGCCGCCTGAAGGCTCCGGCCATCGCCGAAGCAGTCTGCAGCGGCATGAAGCGTGCAAAGACTGCGTTTGGCATGAGCGGCGCCATGATCGCCGACATCGTGCGCAATCATCCGCCTGAGACGGCAATCGAGCGCATCGATTCTATCGCTCCGTTTCTGGGCGATGAGCTCGTCGCTATCGGCCTTGGAGGCAATGAGGCAAAGTTCCCACCGGAGTTATTCACCAGAGCCTTCGCACATGCAAGGAAGCGCGGATTTCGCACCGTCGCCCATGCAGGCGAAACGGCCGGCGCCGATTCGATACGCGGAGCGTTAGTCGATCTTCAGGCGGAGCGCATCGGGCACGGCATCCGTTGCTTTGAAGAGATGAGTCTCGTCGAGGAGCTCGTGCGGCGCCGTACCGCCCTTGAGGTCTGCATGACGTCGAACGAGGCCACCGGCGTCATCGACGATCTGGGCGATCATCCCATACGCAAGCTCATGCAGGCGGGATTGAATGTGTCCCTGAACTCCGATGATCCGACGATGTTTCGCACCGATCTGAGAGAGGAATTCGGCGCCTTCGTCTCGGAATTCCGCGGCACCGGCGATGAGATACGCCAGCTGCTGCGCAACGCCGTTTCCGCTGCCTTCGTCGATGAGAGTCGAAAGAACGAGATCGAAAAGGCCCTGTCTGAATAG
- a CDS encoding CorA family divalent cation transporter, producing the protein MSEFVRTLEAPAFHWKDVVGPAHADLTALAKQYGLHRRAVEDCLDPAHLPKFERLGDKTFIILRAWDRHAAEGADTVTALTRKVAVFVSDEFLLSIHRKDLRVIAALREHWQPDARDPRTGLLADIINAALSTYREPLESLIDELDRYEENIFKSRSEKDLMPALYAIKRRAYILKRMIWLHREILEKLHINSKDDPHLEDTMDNAAGLLFQAEDLHESVTGLISLHLSIASHRTNEVMRLLTIFSVFFLPLTFIVGVYGMNFDYMPELRLQWGYPATLLAMGSVSLSMFLWLRYKGWLK; encoded by the coding sequence ATGAGCGAATTCGTGCGCACGCTTGAGGCGCCGGCCTTCCACTGGAAAGACGTGGTCGGTCCGGCGCATGCCGATCTGACGGCCCTTGCAAAGCAGTACGGCCTGCATCGCCGGGCCGTCGAAGACTGTCTGGATCCGGCGCATCTGCCGAAGTTCGAGCGTCTCGGCGATAAAACGTTCATTATTCTACGAGCCTGGGATCGCCATGCTGCCGAGGGCGCCGATACGGTGACGGCGCTTACGCGGAAGGTCGCCGTCTTTGTGTCAGACGAATTTTTATTGAGCATCCATCGGAAGGATCTGCGTGTCATCGCCGCTCTGCGCGAGCACTGGCAGCCCGATGCGCGCGATCCGCGCACCGGGCTGCTCGCCGACATCATCAACGCCGCTCTGTCGACATACAGAGAGCCGCTCGAATCGTTGATCGACGAGCTGGATCGCTATGAAGAGAACATCTTCAAGTCGAGAAGCGAGAAAGATCTGATGCCGGCCCTGTATGCCATCAAGCGTCGTGCCTATATTCTGAAGCGCATGATCTGGCTGCACCGCGAGATCCTCGAAAAGCTGCATATCAATTCAAAGGATGATCCGCATCTTGAAGATACGATGGATAACGCTGCCGGTCTGCTTTTCCAGGCCGAAGACCTGCACGAAAGCGTGACGGGGCTGATTTCGCTTCATCTTTCTATAGCATCGCATCGCACGAACGAGGTGATGCGCCTTCTCACGATCTTCTCGGTCTTCTTTCTGCCTCTGACCTTTATCGTCGGCGTCTATGGCATGAACTTCGATTACATGCCCGAGCTGCGTCTTCAGTGGGGCTACCCGGCGACGCTTCTGGCCATGGGATCGGTCAGCCTCAGTATGTTCCTGTGGCTGCGCTACAAGGGATGGTTGAAGTAG
- a CDS encoding RICIN domain-containing protein: protein MRKLYQKCMRWAFLPLMVLLCACNRSKTDESALLSLTSLADNVSSIPELSYLTTPGSYFHDEAFPGHWLPWTTDGATAISMGPTFLTRGVRCSGRYCDDVSLFASESGHAETNSWWTDYFSEEGNNSRICENNGFVTGIRCSGSYCDNISLRCSQVDNAVRTGCYWTAALSEEGGGKFIAPQSMYVAGISCSGSNCDNKRLYICQADSGGPSFDLDAMAAEFAPRLRFDQEFGTGSGDGRKCFPSDAGAYYALRAQGYTPQSLCNQDYSTIANNEVPVYYMAERVGTNAVMIRYWYFYAWQSTCFLSAGSHAADWESMAVLVVDGQLMRVAYFQHGGWYTKERGSFETTGTHPIGYVGKNAHGTYHDDGGSGGCLYFEDFRNPGSNDYRMDAWNNLVRLGRGSSYPDWMNCTGSSCFDGIGHPIEQTGSMPSLGGCGKDGCDKSSLVANMPFLNDPAGSEYSTILAKHSARLLDVTGGGTGNGVAIQQYGYTGGDNQAFGFERMPDGSFRIVARHSGRCLDVSGASTADGAALIQYACGGGANQRYQLVDQGGGFFEIRAQHSDRCVDVSGASMADGASIVQWLCAGVDNQRFRFSQ from the coding sequence GTGCGAAAACTGTATCAAAAATGCATGCGGTGGGCGTTTCTACCGCTGATGGTGCTTCTATGCGCCTGTAACCGATCAAAGACGGATGAGAGTGCGCTTCTCTCTCTCACATCACTTGCCGATAACGTCAGCTCGATCCCAGAGCTGTCGTATCTGACCACTCCGGGCAGCTACTTTCACGACGAGGCCTTCCCGGGGCATTGGCTTCCCTGGACGACAGACGGAGCGACCGCTATTTCGATGGGCCCGACCTTCCTGACGCGCGGGGTGCGTTGCAGCGGTCGCTATTGCGACGACGTCAGTCTGTTCGCCTCGGAATCCGGCCATGCTGAAACGAATAGCTGGTGGACGGATTATTTCTCAGAAGAAGGGAACAACTCTCGCATCTGTGAGAATAACGGGTTTGTAACGGGCATCCGCTGTTCGGGTAGCTACTGCGACAATATCTCGCTGCGCTGCTCTCAGGTTGATAACGCAGTGCGAACGGGCTGTTATTGGACGGCGGCGTTAAGCGAAGAAGGCGGAGGTAAATTCATCGCCCCGCAATCGATGTATGTGGCCGGCATCAGCTGCTCTGGAAGCAACTGCGACAATAAACGACTCTACATCTGTCAGGCAGATTCGGGCGGGCCTTCGTTCGATCTTGATGCGATGGCGGCAGAGTTCGCACCCCGTCTGCGATTCGATCAGGAGTTCGGAACGGGCTCGGGCGACGGGCGAAAGTGTTTTCCGTCCGATGCGGGCGCCTATTACGCTCTGCGGGCGCAGGGTTATACGCCGCAGTCGCTCTGCAATCAGGATTACTCGACGATAGCGAATAACGAAGTTCCCGTCTATTATATGGCGGAGCGCGTCGGGACAAACGCCGTCATGATCCGCTACTGGTACTTTTATGCCTGGCAGAGCACGTGTTTTCTCAGCGCCGGTTCGCATGCGGCGGACTGGGAGTCGATGGCCGTGCTCGTCGTCGACGGGCAGCTGATGCGCGTCGCCTATTTTCAGCATGGCGGATGGTACACAAAAGAACGCGGCTCTTTCGAGACGACCGGGACACATCCGATAGGTTACGTCGGCAAGAACGCTCATGGCACCTATCATGACGACGGCGGATCAGGAGGATGTCTTTATTTCGAGGATTTTCGCAATCCGGGCAGCAACGATTATCGCATGGATGCCTGGAACAATCTGGTGAGGCTCGGCCGCGGTAGCTCCTATCCGGACTGGATGAATTGCACGGGTTCGAGCTGTTTTGATGGCATCGGGCATCCGATCGAACAGACGGGTTCGATGCCGTCTCTTGGCGGATGCGGCAAGGACGGATGCGATAAGTCGTCTCTTGTAGCGAATATGCCTTTCCTCAATGATCCGGCCGGATCGGAGTATTCGACGATTCTGGCGAAGCACAGCGCCCGGCTGCTTGACGTTACCGGAGGCGGAACGGGCAACGGAGTGGCGATTCAGCAGTACGGTTATACGGGCGGTGATAACCAGGCATTTGGTTTTGAACGTATGCCCGATGGCTCTTTTCGTATCGTTGCGCGTCACAGCGGTCGATGTCTCGACGTATCAGGTGCATCGACGGCCGATGGCGCCGCTCTCATTCAATACGCATGCGGAGGCGGAGCAAATCAGCGCTATCAACTCGTCGATCAGGGAGGCGGTTTCTTCGAGATACGGGCGCAACACAGCGATCGCTGCGTCGATGTGTCCGGCGCCTCCATGGCAGACGGCGCGTCCATTGTGCAGTGGTTGTGCGCCGGAGTGGATAACCAGCGCTTCCGTTTCTCTCAATAG
- a CDS encoding pirin family protein, translating into MQRETGERIIYRADTRGGFDFGWLKTYHTFSFGHYFDPQRIHFGALRVLNDDTIQPGTGFGTHPHENMEIVSIPLRGALAHKDSMGHEQTLKVGEVQAMSAGTGITHSEYNASQTEEASFLQIWVMPEKQNVTPRYAQRAFSFKKNEWTVVVSPDGDDADGATGKPLSINQSARFLLGEFDGGHQLTLARADERHGFYLFVIEGSVALGDEVLRRRDGAGIAGDLSIQVEENSHLLLIEVPL; encoded by the coding sequence ATGCAAAGAGAAACAGGAGAAAGGATCATTTATAGAGCCGATACGCGCGGCGGATTCGATTTCGGGTGGCTCAAAACGTATCATACGTTCAGCTTCGGCCACTATTTCGATCCGCAGCGCATTCATTTCGGAGCGCTGCGTGTGCTCAATGACGACACGATTCAACCGGGTACCGGCTTTGGAACGCATCCGCATGAGAACATGGAGATCGTTAGCATCCCTCTGCGCGGAGCGCTCGCTCATAAAGATAGCATGGGTCATGAGCAAACCCTGAAGGTCGGCGAGGTTCAGGCGATGTCGGCCGGAACGGGCATCACACATTCCGAATACAATGCCTCTCAGACCGAAGAGGCATCTTTTCTTCAAATCTGGGTCATGCCCGAGAAGCAGAATGTTACGCCGCGTTATGCACAGCGTGCTTTTTCTTTCAAAAAGAACGAATGGACTGTTGTAGTTTCACCGGATGGCGATGATGCAGATGGTGCGACAGGAAAGCCTCTATCAATAAATCAGAGTGCTCGATTCTTGCTGGGTGAATTCGACGGCGGTCACCAGCTTACACTTGCAAGAGCCGATGAGCGTCATGGCTTTTATCTTTTCGTGATCGAGGGTAGTGTCGCTCTTGGTGACGAAGTATTGCGCAGACGCGACGGTGCAGGCATTGCAGGGGATCTATCTATTCAGGTAGAAGAGAACAGCCACCTGCTACTGATAGAGGTGCCGTTATGA
- a CDS encoding RluA family pseudouridine synthase, which yields MPEKPLLDRLAELYPESNRTRFRQWIKAGRITVDGAIITDPRSPVTEKSDVRLGNAQAAGREAIRGGRIVYEDKDLIVIDKEAGILTVPAPGVRKEQSLLGSLERYLRRPPFIVHRLDRDTSGLVVFAKTEQAQQTLQKDWNTNVEERIYLALVEGELSESRGTLRSYLKENRAQKVYVTEDADGALAILHYTVLRSGRFSLVQIELETGRKNQIRAQFEDLGHPVAGDAKYGATTDPLRRLALHAHTIRFRHPITGATLAFESPTPRGFETAE from the coding sequence ATGCCCGAGAAACCCCTGCTCGACCGTCTTGCCGAGCTTTACCCGGAATCGAACCGCACCCGCTTCCGGCAGTGGATCAAGGCCGGACGTATCACCGTCGATGGCGCCATCATAACCGATCCGCGAAGCCCCGTTACCGAGAAAAGCGACGTCCGCCTGGGTAACGCTCAGGCAGCGGGGCGCGAGGCGATCCGCGGAGGTCGTATCGTCTATGAAGATAAAGACCTTATCGTCATAGACAAAGAGGCGGGTATTCTCACGGTTCCCGCTCCTGGCGTTCGTAAAGAACAATCGCTTCTTGGATCGCTGGAGCGTTACCTGCGCCGTCCGCCCTTCATCGTTCACCGTCTGGATCGCGATACGTCGGGGCTTGTCGTCTTTGCAAAGACGGAGCAGGCACAGCAAACGCTGCAGAAGGACTGGAATACAAACGTAGAAGAGCGCATCTATCTCGCTCTGGTAGAGGGGGAGCTTTCAGAGAGCCGCGGCACGCTACGCTCGTATCTCAAAGAGAACAGAGCGCAGAAGGTCTATGTTACCGAAGACGCAGACGGAGCGCTGGCCATCCTGCATTATACGGTTCTGCGATCTGGTCGGTTCAGTCTTGTGCAAATCGAACTTGAAACGGGCCGCAAGAATCAGATCCGCGCTCAGTTTGAGGATCTGGGGCATCCGGTGGCCGGCGACGCGAAATATGGAGCCACGACCGATCCTCTGCGACGCCTGGCCCTTCATGCACACACGATTCGGTTCCGTCATCCGATCACGGGCGCCACACTTGCGTTTGAGTCGCCCACTCCGCGTGGCTTCGAGACCGCCGAATGA
- a CDS encoding M23 family metallopeptidase → MSMHTPVLDPVVTAPYGFRSDSGQKTFHNGINFISRSGDTRVFSIARGRVIQDIDQCTPVMSHVQRSPWSGNVVAIEHEIDERRYYALYIHLLSTDIPDNLTVQPGFELGRYAEQSAGMVGPHLHLTILNEQGDVIDPTPLLVKSGIPAHPAVA, encoded by the coding sequence ATGAGTATGCATACACCGGTTCTTGATCCTGTCGTCACCGCACCCTATGGATTCCGCTCGGACAGCGGACAGAAGACCTTTCACAACGGTATCAATTTCATCAGCCGCAGCGGAGATACGCGAGTGTTCTCTATCGCCCGTGGCAGAGTCATCCAGGATATTGATCAATGCACTCCCGTAATGAGCCATGTTCAGCGTTCCCCCTGGTCGGGTAACGTCGTCGCCATCGAACATGAGATCGACGAGCGTCGCTACTACGCCCTGTATATCCACCTGCTTTCCACCGATATTCCCGACAATCTGACGGTGCAGCCCGGCTTCGAGCTCGGTCGTTATGCTGAGCAGTCGGCGGGTATGGTCGGGCCGCATCTGCATCTGACCATCTTGAACGAGCAAGGAGATGTCATCGACCCGACTCCGCTGCTTGTAAAAAGCGGCATACCGGCTCATCCGGCCGTTGCTTGA